The Chelatococcus sp. HY11 genome includes a window with the following:
- a CDS encoding ABC transporter ATP-binding protein/permease → MGEYYVRASRSRAKHGDIGRAFLHMAGTRMIDGLKSFLLAIWHLTKPYFNSRDIGEIRVWPFGTFRAQERWIGLFMLATVVLLALGGVALNVVLSYWNNNFYNALQAKDEGTFWSLLGLFCILATVWITRAVIAYVVRSYLVIRWRRVMTDLYLDRWMRNNAHYRMRFLGQKADNPDQRIQEDIDQFVTTTLTLFLGLLTSVVTLFSFAFILWNLSSRMTLPFTDITIPGFLFWVALIYSVAGTVGAHYFGRKLIHLNFMQQRYEADFRFGMARVREYGEQIALMEGDQAERSRLGRLFSFVVKNFLQLVGVQKILTAFTSGYGQAAVVFPFLLTAHNYFSGRVTFGDLMQTNQAFGQVQDALSFFVDAYSTVAAYKAIVDRLTGFDETMERATSVGSDTHLLTRSKAANGDLVVDGATLSTPTGETILTVPHLALEEGRETLIAGPSGSGKSTLFRAIAGIWPYAEGKLAVPADKKLMLLPQQPYIPLGTLREAVTYPAQEGAFDDAAIREALTAVQLSHLIPQLDESHAWQQRLSGGEQQRLAIARALLAKPDWLLLDEATAALDEPLEKAVYAVIAEKLPDTTVVSIGHRSTLNALHDRRIIMERRADGIFSPVATGQPMSSAPA, encoded by the coding sequence TTGGGCGAGTACTATGTTCGGGCATCGCGCAGCCGCGCCAAACACGGGGATATCGGCCGTGCATTTCTGCACATGGCCGGCACACGCATGATCGACGGATTAAAGAGCTTCCTCCTCGCCATCTGGCACCTCACCAAGCCCTATTTCAACTCCCGTGACATCGGGGAGATCCGGGTCTGGCCCTTCGGCACATTCCGCGCGCAGGAGCGCTGGATCGGCCTGTTCATGCTGGCGACCGTCGTGCTGCTCGCTCTCGGCGGCGTGGCGCTCAACGTTGTTCTGTCCTACTGGAACAACAATTTCTACAACGCCCTGCAGGCCAAGGACGAGGGAACCTTCTGGAGCCTGCTGGGGCTGTTCTGCATCCTCGCGACAGTCTGGATCACCCGCGCCGTCATTGCTTATGTGGTGCGCTCCTATCTCGTCATCCGCTGGCGGCGGGTGATGACGGATCTCTATCTCGACCGCTGGATGCGCAACAATGCCCACTACCGCATGCGCTTCCTCGGGCAGAAGGCCGACAACCCGGATCAGCGTATCCAGGAGGACATCGACCAGTTCGTCACCACGACGCTGACGCTGTTCCTCGGCCTCCTCACCTCGGTCGTCACGCTGTTTTCCTTCGCCTTCATCCTCTGGAACCTCTCCTCCAGGATGACCTTGCCCTTCACGGACATCACGATTCCGGGCTTCCTGTTCTGGGTTGCGCTGATCTATTCGGTGGCCGGCACGGTCGGCGCGCATTATTTCGGCCGGAAGCTGATCCATCTCAACTTCATGCAGCAGCGCTACGAGGCCGATTTCCGCTTCGGCATGGCGCGCGTGCGTGAGTATGGCGAGCAGATCGCGCTGATGGAGGGCGACCAGGCCGAGCGCAGCCGGCTGGGCCGGCTGTTCAGCTTCGTCGTGAAGAACTTCCTGCAGCTCGTGGGCGTGCAGAAGATCCTTACCGCCTTCACGTCCGGTTATGGACAGGCGGCCGTCGTCTTCCCCTTCCTGCTGACCGCGCACAACTACTTTTCGGGACGCGTGACCTTCGGCGACCTGATGCAGACGAACCAGGCCTTCGGTCAGGTGCAGGATGCCCTCTCCTTCTTCGTGGATGCCTATTCCACGGTGGCCGCCTACAAGGCGATCGTCGATCGTCTCACCGGCTTCGACGAAACGATGGAGCGGGCGACGAGCGTCGGCAGCGATACCCACTTGCTCACCCGCAGCAAAGCCGCCAACGGCGACCTCGTCGTCGATGGCGCGACCCTCTCGACACCAACGGGGGAGACCATTCTCACCGTGCCGCATCTCGCATTGGAGGAAGGCCGCGAGACGCTGATCGCCGGCCCGTCGGGATCGGGCAAATCGACGCTCTTCCGGGCGATCGCCGGCATCTGGCCCTATGCGGAAGGCAAGCTCGCCGTTCCAGCGGACAAGAAGCTCATGCTCCTGCCGCAACAGCCCTATATCCCGCTCGGCACCCTGCGCGAAGCCGTCACCTATCCTGCGCAGGAGGGGGCGTTCGACGACGCGGCCATCCGCGAGGCGCTCACCGCCGTGCAGCTGTCGCATCTCATTCCGCAGCTCGATGAGTCCCATGCCTGGCAGCAGCGCCTGTCAGGCGGCGAGCAGCAGCGTCTCGCCATCGCCCGCGCGCTCCTCGCCAAGCCCGACTGGCTGCTTCTCGATGAGGCAACCGCCGCCCTGGACGAGCCGCTGGAGAAGGCCGTCTACGCCGTGATCGCGGAGAAGCTGCCGGATACCACGGTCGTGTCGATCGGCCATCGTTCCACGTTGAACGCGCTACACGACCGGCGGATCATCATGGAGCGGCGCGCGGATGGCATCTTCAGCCCGGTCGCGACAGGCCAGCCGATGAGTTCGGCCCCCGCGTGA
- the hisG gene encoding ATP phosphoribosyltransferase, with protein sequence MTAPLVLAVPSKGRLQENTARFFAQAGLEFVQPRGARNYRALISGVPNAEVLFLSAAEIVTQLAAGTAHLGVTGEDLIREEISDADTVVELLTPLGFGQANVVVAVPQAWIDVRSMADLDDVAADLRHRHGRRLRVATKYINLTRRFFAEHGIADYRIVESFGATEGAPASGTAELIVDITTTGTTLAANALKIVDDGVILRSEANLVASVTAEWSPEAQAAARTILSRIAAEEEARTSRQLRAVLPDFDAALRAEIEGRLGCRLPFGGPDERGLVTIHAPVKNVFAVVDLLSANGADPVTVQRVDSVFRAANTLSDRLFARLN encoded by the coding sequence ATGACGGCGCCGCTCGTTCTGGCCGTACCGTCCAAGGGGCGGTTGCAGGAAAATACAGCGCGGTTCTTCGCCCAGGCGGGCCTCGAATTCGTGCAGCCGCGCGGCGCGCGCAACTACCGCGCCCTGATTTCCGGCGTGCCTAATGCGGAGGTGCTCTTCCTGTCCGCCGCAGAGATCGTGACGCAGCTCGCGGCCGGCACGGCCCATCTCGGCGTCACCGGCGAAGATCTGATCCGCGAGGAAATCTCCGACGCCGATACTGTGGTGGAATTGCTCACCCCTCTTGGGTTCGGCCAGGCCAATGTGGTCGTCGCCGTGCCGCAAGCGTGGATCGATGTGCGCAGCATGGCCGACCTCGATGATGTGGCGGCGGACCTGCGCCACCGCCACGGCCGACGCCTGCGCGTGGCGACCAAGTATATCAACCTCACCCGGCGCTTCTTCGCCGAGCACGGCATCGCCGACTATCGCATCGTCGAGAGCTTCGGCGCGACTGAAGGCGCGCCGGCGTCCGGCACGGCCGAACTCATCGTCGATATCACCACGACGGGCACGACGCTGGCCGCCAACGCCCTGAAGATCGTCGACGACGGCGTCATCTTGCGTTCAGAGGCCAATCTCGTCGCATCGGTGACGGCGGAATGGAGCCCGGAGGCGCAGGCGGCCGCCCGCACCATCCTCTCACGCATCGCGGCCGAGGAAGAAGCCCGGACATCGCGACAGTTGCGGGCCGTGCTGCCGGATTTCGACGCGGCGCTGCGCGCGGAGATCGAAGGTCGCCTCGGCTGCCGGCTCCCTTTCGGCGGACCGGATGAACGCGGACTCGTGACGATCCATGCGCCCGTCAAGAACGTGTTCGCGGTCGTCGACCTTCTTTCCGCCAACGGCGCCGACCCTGTGACGGTACAGCGCGTGGATTCCGTTTTCCGCGCCGCCAACACCCTCTCCGACCGGCTGTTCGCGCGGCTCAACTGA
- the groL gene encoding chaperonin GroEL (60 kDa chaperone family; promotes refolding of misfolded polypeptides especially under stressful conditions; forms two stacked rings of heptamers to form a barrel-shaped 14mer; ends can be capped by GroES; misfolded proteins enter the barrel where they are refolded when GroES binds), with the protein MAAKEVKFSSDAREKMLRGVDILANAVKVTLGPKGRNVVIEKSFGAPRITKDGVTVAKEIELDDKFENMGAQMVREVASKTNDLAGDGTTTATVLAQAIVKEGAKAVAAGMNPMDLKRGIDLATVEAIKDIEKRAKKVKSSEEVAQVGTISSNGDTAIGEMIAHAMQKVGNEGVITVEEAKTAETELDVVEGMQFDRGYLSPYFITNAEKMIAELEDPYILIHEKKLSSLQAMLPVLEAVVQSGKPLVIIAEDVEGEALATLVVNKLRGGLKVAAVKAPGFGDRRKAMLEDIAILTAGQVISEDIGIKLENVTLQMLGRAKRIRIEKENTTIIDGSGKKKDIEARVGQIKAQIEETTSDYDREKLQERLAKLAGGVAVIRVGGATEIEVKEKKDRVDDALNATRAAVEEGIVPGGGTALLRAKAAVAKLKDENADVQAGINIVLKALEAPIRQIVENAGVEGSIVVGKITENKSSTYGFNAQTEQYVDMLEAGIVDPAKVVRTALQDAASVAGLLVTTEAMVAELPKEKPAMPMGGGGGMGGMDF; encoded by the coding sequence ATGGCTGCCAAAGAAGTAAAATTTTCGTCCGACGCCCGCGAGAAGATGCTGCGCGGTGTGGACATCCTCGCCAATGCCGTAAAGGTGACGCTCGGTCCGAAGGGCCGTAACGTCGTCATCGAGAAGTCCTTCGGCGCGCCGCGCATCACGAAGGACGGCGTGACGGTCGCCAAGGAAATCGAACTCGACGACAAGTTCGAGAACATGGGCGCCCAGATGGTGCGCGAAGTCGCCTCCAAGACCAACGACCTGGCTGGCGACGGCACGACCACCGCGACCGTTCTCGCCCAGGCGATCGTGAAGGAAGGCGCCAAGGCGGTTGCCGCCGGCATGAACCCGATGGACCTGAAGCGCGGCATCGATCTCGCCACGGTCGAGGCCATCAAGGACATCGAGAAGCGCGCCAAGAAGGTGAAGTCTTCCGAGGAAGTCGCCCAGGTCGGCACGATCTCATCGAACGGCGACACGGCCATCGGCGAGATGATCGCCCACGCGATGCAGAAGGTCGGTAACGAGGGTGTCATCACCGTCGAGGAAGCCAAGACCGCCGAGACCGAGCTCGACGTCGTCGAAGGCATGCAGTTCGACCGCGGCTATCTCTCCCCGTATTTCATCACGAATGCGGAAAAGATGATCGCCGAGCTCGAGGATCCCTACATCCTCATCCATGAGAAGAAGCTCTCGTCGCTCCAGGCCATGCTGCCGGTCCTCGAGGCCGTCGTGCAGTCCGGCAAGCCGCTCGTCATCATTGCTGAGGACGTCGAAGGCGAGGCTCTCGCCACGCTCGTCGTCAACAAGCTCCGTGGTGGCCTGAAGGTTGCCGCCGTCAAGGCCCCTGGCTTCGGCGACCGTCGCAAGGCCATGCTCGAGGACATCGCGATCCTCACCGCGGGCCAGGTCATCTCCGAAGACATCGGCATCAAGCTTGAGAACGTGACCCTTCAGATGCTCGGCCGCGCCAAGCGCATCCGCATCGAGAAGGAAAACACCACGATCATCGACGGCTCGGGCAAGAAGAAGGACATCGAAGCCCGCGTTGGCCAGATCAAGGCGCAGATCGAGGAGACCACCTCGGACTACGACCGTGAGAAGCTCCAGGAGCGTCTCGCCAAGCTCGCGGGCGGCGTTGCCGTGATCCGCGTTGGCGGCGCCACCGAAATCGAGGTCAAGGAAAAGAAGGACCGCGTCGACGACGCCCTCAACGCCACCCGCGCGGCTGTCGAGGAAGGCATCGTCCCCGGCGGCGGCACCGCACTCCTGCGCGCCAAGGCTGCTGTTGCCAAGCTCAAGGACGAGAACGCCGACGTCCAGGCTGGCATCAACATCGTGCTCAAGGCCCTCGAAGCGCCGATCCGCCAGATCGTCGAGAACGCAGGCGTCGAAGGTTCGATCGTTGTCGGCAAGATCACCGAGAACAAGTCCTCGACCTACGGCTTCAACGCCCAGACCGAGCAGTATGTCGACATGCTGGAAGCCGGCATCGTCGATCCTGCCAAGGTCGTGCGCACGGCTCTCCAGGACGCGGCCTCGGTTGCCGGCCTCCTCGTCACGACCGAGGCGATGGTTGCCGAACTGCCGAAGGAAAAGCCCGCCATGCCGATGGGCGGCGGCGGCGGCATGGGCGGCATGGACTTCTAA
- a CDS encoding ATP phosphoribosyltransferase regulatory subunit, which produces MGFVMLELDQANALGALFARAGYSRVEPAVLQPVDVFLDLSGEDIRRHMFVTQDAAGRELCLRPDYTIPVSRDYLASSEAGSRASFSYLGPVFRLRAGTSGEFPQAGVEAFGRADAEAADAEIMALALEALASLGITHPVIRMGDVGLLTALLDKLDLAPPVRRRVLRAVVQGRLEAVINGEDGNGRNGQDHAGLLAAIEGQDPQAARAFVEDVMAIAGVTSVGGRSAGEIAERFLARASSRHARIDDEIRDLLTRYLAISGDPDAAIGQIRGLMHDAGLDLDAALDQCEARTGFMAARGLDVGSFVFAADFARNLDYYTGLIFEAHDPGRPETKPIVGGGRYDGLLSHLGAKEPIPAVGFAIWLDRLSAPLRPITAGDRT; this is translated from the coding sequence ATGGGTTTCGTCATGCTTGAACTCGATCAAGCGAATGCGCTTGGCGCGCTGTTCGCACGGGCCGGCTACAGCCGGGTCGAGCCGGCTGTCCTGCAGCCGGTTGATGTCTTCCTCGACCTCTCGGGCGAAGACATCCGCCGGCATATGTTCGTCACCCAGGACGCCGCGGGCCGGGAGCTGTGCCTCCGCCCGGACTACACCATCCCTGTCAGCCGCGACTATCTCGCCTCGTCCGAGGCAGGCAGCCGCGCCTCCTTCAGCTATCTCGGCCCGGTCTTCCGGCTACGCGCCGGCACATCGGGCGAGTTTCCGCAAGCCGGCGTCGAGGCCTTCGGCCGGGCGGACGCGGAAGCGGCGGACGCGGAAATCATGGCGCTGGCGCTTGAGGCGCTGGCCTCTCTCGGCATCACCCATCCGGTCATCCGCATGGGCGACGTCGGGCTCCTGACCGCGCTTCTCGATAAGCTCGATCTCGCGCCACCGGTGCGCCGCCGCGTCCTGCGCGCCGTCGTCCAGGGCCGGCTCGAAGCTGTTATCAACGGCGAGGATGGAAACGGCCGCAACGGCCAGGACCACGCGGGCCTGCTCGCGGCCATCGAGGGCCAGGATCCGCAGGCGGCCCGCGCCTTCGTCGAGGATGTGATGGCGATCGCCGGCGTCACCAGCGTCGGCGGCCGCTCGGCCGGGGAGATCGCCGAGCGCTTCCTGGCGCGCGCCTCCAGCCGCCATGCGCGGATCGACGACGAGATCCGCGACCTCCTGACGCGCTATCTCGCCATATCCGGTGATCCCGACGCGGCGATCGGCCAGATACGCGGGCTCATGCACGATGCCGGGCTCGACCTCGACGCCGCGCTCGATCAGTGCGAAGCGCGCACGGGCTTCATGGCCGCGCGCGGGCTCGATGTGGGCAGCTTCGTCTTCGCGGCCGACTTCGCCCGCAACCTCGATTATTATACCGGCCTCATTTTCGAGGCCCACGATCCCGGCAGGCCGGAGACGAAGCCTATCGTCGGCGGCGGCCGCTATGACGGCTTGCTCAGCCATCTCGGCGCCAAAGAACCGATACCGGCGGTCGGCTTCGCCATCTGGCTCGATCGGCTCAGCGCCCCACTTCGACCCATCACCGCGGGAGATCGGACATGA
- the groES gene encoding co-chaperone GroES produces MAFRPLHDRVVVRRLDSEEKTKGGIIIPDTAKEKPQEGEIVAVGSGARDDNGKLVALDVKKGDRVLFGKWSGTEVKIDGQDLLIMKESDIMGVIG; encoded by the coding sequence ATGGCTTTCCGTCCCCTGCACGACCGCGTGGTCGTTCGCCGTCTCGACAGCGAAGAGAAGACCAAGGGCGGCATCATCATTCCGGACACCGCGAAGGAAAAGCCGCAAGAAGGCGAGATCGTGGCCGTGGGCTCCGGCGCTCGCGATGACAACGGCAAGCTCGTTGCCCTCGACGTCAAGAAGGGCGACCGCGTCCTGTTTGGCAAGTGGTCTGGAACCGAGGTCAAGATCGATGGCCAGGACCTCCTGATCATGAAGGAATCCGACATCATGGGCGTGATCGGCTAA
- a CDS encoding lipopolysaccharide biosynthesis protein encodes MTIILTFAVNSILNFLLGLLVAKFLGPAEFGRYAIAAAIATVVNTVGLDWLRLSATRFYSERTRQEESAVRSTLETTFAIMALAIVLGAGVVILSGIDTGFTPGLIAATAAMCIAIGIFDFHTALARARFLERGYAHLVIVKNVALFILMVGSAMLFENATIVALGFAAGSLIAIVVGRVALRDPGLSPREAQSALARSFLAYGLPLVGANAIFQLMTILNRGAVASHYGFAEAGYFSLAADLGIRIFAVAGSAVDILLFQLAVRTDETHGREAANQQVSRNLVIILAFLAPLAAGYFVLLPPFQSLFVPSDFQGPFARYSLVLIPALLSFSLLQFALNPIFQIEKRTRPVIIAAGFGLVVNLALMAILPALYGPIGFALAQMGGMLAALGLTFMLALPLMTGRPPVKDVLVILGATALVAAAVWPMRSIDSALVALVVAPVVGGVIYGALILGLDVAGLRAAVLQRLKTKLS; translated from the coding sequence ATGACGATCATTCTGACCTTTGCCGTCAATTCCATCCTCAATTTTCTGCTCGGGCTGCTGGTCGCCAAATTCCTCGGTCCCGCCGAGTTCGGGCGCTATGCCATCGCCGCGGCTATCGCGACGGTCGTCAATACGGTGGGCCTCGATTGGCTGCGCCTCTCCGCCACCCGCTTCTATTCCGAGCGGACGCGGCAGGAGGAATCCGCCGTGCGCTCCACCCTGGAGACAACGTTCGCCATCATGGCGCTGGCGATCGTTCTCGGTGCCGGTGTCGTCATTCTGTCGGGGATCGATACCGGTTTCACCCCGGGACTGATCGCCGCCACGGCCGCGATGTGCATCGCCATCGGCATCTTTGATTTTCATACGGCGCTCGCCCGTGCACGCTTCCTGGAACGGGGCTACGCGCATCTCGTCATCGTCAAGAACGTCGCGCTGTTCATCCTGATGGTCGGCAGCGCCATGCTGTTCGAAAATGCCACGATCGTCGCGCTCGGCTTCGCCGCAGGCTCCCTTATCGCCATTGTCGTCGGTCGCGTAGCGCTCAGGGACCCCGGGCTCAGCCCGCGCGAGGCTCAGTCCGCATTGGCGCGGAGCTTTCTCGCCTATGGCCTGCCGCTGGTCGGGGCGAACGCCATCTTCCAGCTGATGACGATCCTCAATCGCGGCGCGGTCGCTTCGCACTACGGCTTCGCCGAAGCCGGCTATTTCTCGCTCGCCGCCGACCTCGGCATCCGCATCTTCGCGGTCGCGGGCTCGGCGGTGGACATCCTCCTGTTCCAGCTCGCCGTGCGCACGGACGAAACCCATGGCCGGGAGGCCGCGAACCAGCAGGTGTCGCGCAATCTCGTCATCATCCTGGCTTTCCTCGCGCCGCTTGCAGCAGGCTATTTCGTGCTGCTGCCGCCTTTCCAAAGCCTGTTCGTCCCATCCGATTTCCAGGGGCCGTTCGCGCGTTATTCGCTCGTGCTCATCCCGGCGCTCCTCTCTTTCTCGCTGCTGCAGTTCGCACTCAACCCGATCTTCCAGATCGAGAAGCGCACGCGACCGGTCATCATCGCCGCCGGCTTCGGCCTTGTGGTCAATCTCGCGCTGATGGCAATCCTGCCCGCGCTCTACGGGCCGATCGGCTTCGCGCTCGCGCAGATGGGCGGCATGCTCGCAGCGCTCGGCCTCACCTTCATGCTCGCCCTGCCGTTGATGACGGGGCGCCCGCCGGTAAAGGATGTCCTGGTAATACTCGGCGCCACCGCCCTCGTGGCCGCGGCCGTCTGGCCGATGCGCTCCATCGACAGCGCACTCGTCGCGCTTGTTGTCGCCCCAGTCGTCGGCGGTGTGATCTACGGCGCCCTGATCCTGGGACTGGACGTGGCCGGCCTTCGCGCCGCTGTCCTTCAGCGGCTCAAAACAAAGCTGTCCTGA
- a CDS encoding L,D-transpeptidase, which produces MRHRQFLPAVALTLSLFVPSIASAQQGGYPASNGNLGGGFLEFLATGGRQGGTQAPEYFYQPAPPPGSGSRAGRAAHGDQYLPVQRDPLTDALNGPARGDYYGSRQGGGYDGRYQGRRMRTANVPPDAIDSRRSYAPQAEVASRLQRQEVAYDGKEKAGTIIVDTRTRYLYLVQPGGRAMRYGIGVGREGFTWKGRETVSMMREWPSWRPPAEMRKRRPDLPRYMEGGPNNPLGARALYLGNTLFRIHGTNEPHTIGRAVSSGCIRMMNNDVIDLYNRVGVGTRVVVS; this is translated from the coding sequence ATGCGCCATCGCCAGTTTCTGCCAGCCGTCGCGCTGACATTGAGCCTCTTTGTGCCGTCTATCGCCTCTGCCCAGCAGGGAGGCTATCCCGCGTCAAACGGCAATCTCGGCGGTGGTTTCCTGGAATTCCTGGCGACGGGCGGCCGACAAGGCGGCACCCAGGCGCCAGAGTACTTCTATCAGCCCGCCCCCCCACCCGGCTCCGGCTCGAGAGCCGGTCGTGCCGCCCATGGCGACCAATACCTGCCTGTCCAACGCGACCCGCTGACCGACGCACTGAATGGTCCGGCACGTGGTGACTACTACGGCTCACGCCAGGGCGGAGGCTATGACGGGCGGTATCAAGGGCGCCGGATGCGAACGGCGAATGTGCCACCGGACGCCATCGACTCCCGCCGCAGCTACGCGCCGCAGGCGGAGGTCGCGAGCCGCCTTCAGCGCCAGGAAGTCGCCTATGACGGCAAGGAGAAGGCCGGCACCATCATTGTCGACACCCGCACCCGCTATCTCTATCTCGTCCAGCCAGGCGGCCGGGCGATGCGCTATGGCATCGGCGTCGGCCGCGAGGGTTTCACCTGGAAGGGTCGCGAGACGGTGAGCATGATGCGTGAATGGCCATCATGGCGGCCACCAGCCGAGATGCGCAAGCGTCGGCCCGACCTGCCGCGCTACATGGAGGGGGGGCCAAACAATCCGCTCGGTGCCCGGGCGCTCTATCTCGGCAACACCTTGTTCCGCATCCATGGCACGAACGAGCCGCATACCATAGGCCGCGCCGTTTCGTCCGGATGCATACGGATGATGAACAATGATGTCATCGACCTCTACAACCGGGTCGGCGTCGGCACACGCGTGGTCGTGAGCTAA
- a CDS encoding DUF2076 domain-containing protein: MNEQEKDVIGGIFDRLRQADGQPRDPEAEAFIRERVAAQPSAPYVMAQVVHVQEQALANLNQRIAALEAELAEARNAPQAQQAGGFLSGLFGGGAPAAPARPSAAPVAPEAAARGGASPMGADFQGAQPPSGPWGGANAPGFGAGANGPWGQRMGGGGFLSSALTTAAGVAGGLVAGNLLASAFGLGSHGQTGTSDTASAASTPQADPASATDTKDDSPQVQEANYDESDSGDDDYDAGYDNGGDTSDWL, translated from the coding sequence ATGAACGAGCAGGAGAAGGATGTGATCGGCGGTATATTCGACCGCCTGAGGCAGGCCGACGGCCAGCCGCGCGATCCCGAGGCGGAAGCCTTCATTCGCGAGCGTGTCGCCGCGCAGCCGAGTGCTCCCTATGTCATGGCCCAGGTCGTGCATGTGCAGGAACAGGCACTCGCCAATCTCAACCAGCGTATCGCTGCGCTCGAGGCGGAGCTCGCGGAAGCGCGCAACGCGCCGCAAGCCCAGCAGGCGGGCGGGTTTCTCTCTGGACTGTTCGGCGGCGGCGCGCCCGCCGCTCCGGCACGCCCCAGCGCGGCGCCAGTAGCGCCAGAGGCCGCGGCCCGTGGCGGTGCGAGCCCCATGGGCGCGGATTTTCAAGGCGCCCAGCCGCCATCCGGCCCGTGGGGCGGCGCGAACGCACCGGGCTTCGGTGCTGGTGCGAATGGTCCCTGGGGACAGCGGATGGGTGGCGGCGGATTTCTGTCCTCGGCGCTGACCACAGCCGCCGGCGTCGCTGGCGGTCTCGTCGCTGGCAACTTGCTGGCCAGCGCTTTCGGCCTTGGCTCTCACGGCCAGACGGGCACTTCGGACACCGCCTCGGCCGCATCGACGCCGCAGGCCGATCCGGCTTCGGCGACGGATACGAAGGACGATAGCCCGCAGGTGCAAGAGGCAAACTACGACGAGTCTGACTCCGGCGATGACGACTACGATGCCGGATACGACAACGGCGGCGACACATCGGACTGGCTTTAG
- a CDS encoding META domain-containing protein encodes MKFRYALIAICLLSVVPAHAQQGGGANSGKPQQTQQQQPRREKQFPLGASWVAVTLNDKPLPRGAERPSFTVDQTLRMRGFGGCNTFSATAYPLRGQTFAVGPFALTKRSCSKEIEAAERAFFIALRTAQQWDIVGGQLVLRGQAGVVKAERSL; translated from the coding sequence ATGAAATTTCGCTACGCTCTGATTGCCATTTGTCTTCTTTCTGTTGTGCCCGCCCACGCCCAGCAGGGCGGCGGCGCCAATAGTGGGAAGCCTCAGCAAACGCAGCAACAGCAGCCTCGACGCGAGAAGCAGTTTCCCCTCGGGGCATCCTGGGTGGCCGTCACCCTGAATGACAAGCCTCTTCCGCGTGGCGCCGAGCGTCCTTCCTTCACCGTTGACCAGACCCTGCGCATGCGCGGTTTCGGCGGCTGCAATACCTTTTCGGCCACCGCCTATCCCCTGCGTGGCCAGACCTTCGCCGTTGGTCCGTTCGCCCTCACCAAGCGTTCATGCAGCAAGGAGATCGAGGCCGCGGAACGGGCGTTCTTCATCGCCCTGCGGACGGCCCAGCAGTGGGACATCGTCGGCGGGCAGCTTGTCTTGCGCGGCCAGGCCGGCGTGGTGAAGGCTGAGAGATCGCTCTGA